A single Thiohalobacter thiocyanaticus DNA region contains:
- a CDS encoding helix-turn-helix transcriptional regulator translates to MATAILRLPAVKARTGLSRSTIYLRISEGSFPKPVSLGGRAVGWVEAEVNAWLNRQIEASRKAAR, encoded by the coding sequence ATGGCTACCGCAATCCTCAGACTTCCCGCCGTCAAGGCTCGCACCGGCCTTTCTCGCTCCACCATCTATCTGCGTATTTCGGAAGGCAGCTTCCCGAAGCCCGTCTCCCTCGGCGGCCGTGCCGTGGGTTGGGTAGAGGCGGAGGTGAATGCCTGGCTGAACCGGCAGATCGAGGCCAGCCGTAAGGCTGCACGGTAA
- a CDS encoding toprim domain-containing protein, producing the protein MNNAISQFRDAMRSAGLEPPDVLEAGKLYRFPGAGKRPANRAGWCLLFDDGLGGCFGDWSSGLSNTWQAKRNKPFSRAERTAFARRVEAAKQQTEAEQRARQTEAAKRAAAIWNAATPTPKTHPYLARKCIQPHGARIHKGALTLPVMDFTGKLTSLQFIATDGGKLLLSGGRKRGCFIPVAGEMGNPARVLICEGWATGCTLAEDEPTALVLAAIDAGNLEPVAMAARRRWPSAELVIAGDDDRLTAGNPGATKAKAAAIASDALLALPQWPKDAPEHLTDFNDLAVWLARGEA; encoded by the coding sequence ATGAATAATGCGATCTCCCAATTCCGCGACGCTATGCGATCCGCCGGGCTGGAGCCGCCGGACGTTCTGGAAGCGGGCAAGCTGTATCGCTTCCCCGGCGCCGGTAAACGCCCGGCCAACCGGGCGGGCTGGTGCCTGTTGTTCGATGACGGGCTGGGTGGTTGCTTCGGAGACTGGTCCTCCGGTCTCTCGAACACCTGGCAGGCGAAGCGCAACAAACCCTTTTCACGGGCCGAACGGACCGCATTCGCGCGCCGGGTGGAAGCCGCGAAACAACAGACCGAGGCTGAGCAGCGCGCCCGGCAGACCGAGGCGGCGAAACGTGCCGCTGCAATCTGGAACGCGGCAACCCCCACCCCAAAGACGCACCCCTATCTTGCCCGCAAGTGCATCCAGCCGCACGGCGCGAGGATTCACAAAGGCGCGTTGACGCTGCCGGTAATGGACTTCACTGGGAAGCTGACCAGCCTGCAATTCATCGCCACCGATGGCGGTAAGTTGCTGCTCTCCGGCGGGCGCAAACGGGGCTGCTTCATTCCCGTGGCAGGTGAGATGGGAAACCCCGCCCGTGTCCTCATCTGCGAGGGCTGGGCCACCGGCTGCACCCTGGCCGAGGACGAACCCACCGCGCTGGTACTGGCGGCCATCGACGCGGGCAACCTGGAACCGGTTGCAATGGCTGCCCGCCGCCGTTGGCCATCCGCCGAACTGGTGATTGCGGGGGACGATGACCGGCTGACGGCGGGGAATCCCGGCGCCACCAAGGCCAAGGCCGCCGCTATTGCATCGGATGCGCTGCTCGCCCTGCCCCAGTGGCCGAAAGACGCACCCGAGCACCTGACGGACTTCAACGATCTGGCCGTGTGGCTGGCGCGAGGTGAAGCATGA
- a CDS encoding ribbon-helix-helix protein, CopG family, producing the protein MATAKTTTLTFRIEPGLKEALREAANREHRSIANMVEVLIRDYCGRNGITIPEQRELLRDSGKD; encoded by the coding sequence ATGGCCACCGCCAAGACTACGACCCTGACCTTCCGCATCGAGCCGGGCCTGAAAGAGGCGCTGCGCGAGGCTGCGAACCGTGAGCATCGTTCCATCGCCAACATGGTGGAAGTGCTAATCCGGGACTATTGCGGGCGCAATGGCATCACTATTCCGGAGCAGCGAGAACTGCTTCGTGATAGCGGCAAGGATTAA